One segment of Gopherus flavomarginatus isolate rGopFla2 chromosome 8, rGopFla2.mat.asm, whole genome shotgun sequence DNA contains the following:
- the LOC127056194 gene encoding coagulation factor IX-like has product MRKEAAHQVLKIRKRANRFLEEIHPGNLERECTEETCSFEEAKEIFQSQEKTMEFWFVYKDLNPCKENPCKNGGVCKLKHYDYFCICPPLFGGKQCEIEKFECWYKNGGCWQYCQDTAHSLHVVCSCAEGYALGDDRKRCTQSAQFPCGLIKRSMRALEEVAPGINGMAEGGASGPNESVEGGTPGLNWMAEGGTTPGLNGSAEGGTPRLNGSAEGGTPKLNESGAGETPRLNGLAEGGIPRLNGSEEGGTPRLNESAEGGTPRLNGLAEGGTPKLNESGEGETPRLNGLAEGGIPRLNGSEEGGTPRLNESAEGGIPRLNGSAEWGTPKLNESADSADLGLSGMTEGGTPGFNGSVKGGTPELNTSAEGQNVHDGLNQTEAEGNLTDEDLHSWTNVYQTAEHDDTRIVGGSFCHRGHCPWQVFIRNSRGYGFCGGSLISSRWVVTAAHCLEIVKPHHVTVGDFDKQQREVKEQKIEVQQSWIHPHYDSDNYNGDIALLYLSSDVVFNEYALSICLPNPNLATLLTAEGTRGMVSGWGSTHHRGPGTRFLMKVKLPIVSMETCRQSTAKLITDNMFCAGYAANAHDACKGDSGGPFAVSYHNTWYLLGVVSWGEGCAEERKYGAYTRVANYVPWIKEVVENLADSGGFLPSLE; this is encoded by the exons ATGAGAAAAGAAGCAGCACACCAGGTGCTGAAGATCCGTAAACGCGCTAACCGGTTCCTGGAAGAAATTCACCCAGGGAACTTGGAGAGAGAATGCACTGAGGAAACATGCTCCTTCGAGGAGGCAAAGGAGATTTTCCAATCGCAGGAGAAAACG ATGGAGTTTTGGTTTGTTTACAAAG ATTTAAATCCCTGCAAAGAAAATCCCTGTAAGAACGGTGGCGTCTGCAAACTGAAACACTATGATTATTTCTGTATCTGTCCCCCACTGTTTGGAGGAAAGCAGTGTGAAATAG AGAAGTTTGAATGCTGGTACAAGAATGGCGGCTGCTGGCAGTATTGCCAAGacactgcacactcccttcaTGTGGTGTGCTCCTGTGCGGAGGGTTATGCTCTGGGTGATGACAGGAAGAGGTGCACGCAATCAG CTCAGTTTCCCTGTGGGCTGATTAAAAGATCCATGCGTGCTTTGGAGGAAGTTGCCCCTGGGATCAATGGGATGGCAGAGGGGGGCGCCTCTGGGCCCAATGAGTCGGTGGAGGGTGGCACTCCTGGGCTCAACTGGATGGCAgaggggggcaccacccctgggCTCAATGGGTCAGCAGAGGGTGGCACCCCCAGGCTCAATGGGTCAGCAGAGGGGGGCACCCCAAAACTCAATGAGTcaggggcgggggagaccccCAGGCTCAATGGGTTGGCAGAGGGTGGCATCCCCAGGCTCAATGGGTCAGAAGAGGGTGGCACTCCCAGGCTCAATGAGTCAGCAGAGGGTGGCACCCCCAGGCTCAATGGGTTGGCAGAGGGGGGCACCCCAAAACTCAAtgagtcaggggagggggagacccccAGGCTTAATGGGTTGGCAGAGGGTGGCATCCCCAGGCTCAATGGGTCGGAAGAGGGTGGCACCCCCAGGCTCAATGAGTCAGCAGAGGGGGGCATCCCCAGGCTCAATGGGTCGGCAGAGTGGGGCACCCCCAAGCTCAATGAGTCAGCAGACTCTGCCGACCTTGGGCTTAGTGGGATGACAGAGGGGGGCACCCCCGGGTTCAATGGGTCGGTGAAGGGGGGCACCCCTGAACTCAATACGTCGGCAGAGGGGCAGAATGTGCACGACGGTCTCAATCAGACCGAAGCTGAAGGAAACCTGACAGATGAAGATCTACACAGCTGGACAAATGTCTACCAAACTGCAGAGCACGATGATACCAGGATCGTTGGGGGATCTTTCTGCCATCGTGGCCATTGTCCCTGGCAG GTATTTATCCGAAATAGCAGAGGTTATGGTTTCTGTGGAGGGAGTTTAATCAGCAGCCGCTGGgtggtcactgctgcccactgCCTTGAGATTGTTAAGCCACATCATGTTACTGTAG GAGACTTTGACAAACAGCAGAGGGAAGTGAAAGAACAAAAGATTGAAGTGCAACAGAGCTGGATACATCCACACTACGACTCAGATAACTATAATGGTGACATTGCTTTGCTCTACTTGAGCAGCGATGTTGTATTTAATGAGTATGCACTCTCTATTTGCCTTCCAAATCCTAACCTGGCAACCTTGCTGACTGCAGAAGGGACTAGGGGGATGGTGAGTGGATGGGGTTCCACACATCACAGGGGTCCTGGAACACGTTTCCTCATGAAAGTCAAGCTGCCCATAGTAAGCATGGAAACCTGTAGGCAGTCAACAGCAAAGCTCATTACTGATAACATGTTCTGTGCAGGCTATGCTGCCAATGCCCATGATGCTTGTAAAGGAGACAGTGGAGGCCCCTTTGCTGTCTCTTACCACAATACTTGGTACCTTCTAGGGGTAGTcagttggggtgagggctgtgctGAAGAGAGGAAATATGGTGCATATACGCGGGTAGCCAACTATGTACCATGGATAAAGGAGGTTGTTGAAAACCTAGCTGATTCAGGAGGATTTTTACCTTCATTAGAATGA